From the genome of Streptomyces sp. NBC_00659, one region includes:
- a CDS encoding MIP/aquaporin family protein — protein sequence MTDRLKRSGLIGELSGEFLGTMILILFGCGVVAQVVAGGALTTPPGGLGNHDSIAWAWGIGVTMGVYVAARLSGAHLNPAVTVALATFKGFPWRKVAPYVVAQTIGAFVAALIVRWNYTEALAKADPGHTIKTQGVFSTLPANGNPNLPVHEWGAFRDQIIGTAILLLVIFAVTDLLNTPPGANLGPFVIGLLVVGIGMAWGTLAGYAINPARDFGPRLASFLTGYGGAWRDQYGNFYFWVPIIGPLIGGVLGAGIYKLFIGRFLPTAEPEPPGRIPVPKG from the coding sequence ATGACTGATCGGTTGAAAAGGTCGGGGCTGATCGGCGAGTTGTCCGGTGAGTTCCTCGGCACCATGATTCTCATCCTGTTCGGGTGCGGCGTGGTGGCCCAAGTGGTCGCCGGCGGCGCGCTCACGACGCCGCCGGGCGGTCTGGGGAACCACGACAGCATCGCGTGGGCCTGGGGCATCGGCGTCACCATGGGCGTCTACGTCGCGGCACGCCTGAGCGGCGCCCATCTCAACCCCGCGGTGACCGTCGCCCTCGCCACGTTCAAGGGCTTTCCGTGGCGCAAGGTGGCGCCCTACGTGGTGGCGCAGACCATCGGCGCCTTCGTGGCCGCGCTGATCGTGCGCTGGAACTACACGGAAGCCCTGGCCAAGGCCGACCCCGGCCACACCATCAAGACCCAGGGCGTGTTCTCCACACTGCCCGCCAACGGCAACCCGAACCTGCCGGTCCACGAATGGGGCGCGTTCCGCGACCAGATCATCGGAACCGCCATCCTGCTCCTGGTGATCTTCGCGGTCACGGACCTGCTCAACACCCCGCCCGGCGCGAACCTGGGCCCGTTCGTCATCGGTCTGCTCGTCGTGGGCATCGGCATGGCGTGGGGAACCCTCGCGGGCTACGCGATCAACCCGGCCCGTGACTTCGGTCCGCGCCTGGCCAGCTTCCTCACGGGCTACGGAGGTGCCTGGCGAGATCAGTACGGCAACTTCTACTTCTGGGTGCCGATCATCGGTCCACTGATCGGTGGTGTGCTCGGCGCCGGCATCTACAAGCTCTTCATCGGCAGGTTCCTGCCGACGGCGGAGCCCGAACCACCGGGACGCATCCCGGTTCCCAAGGGCTGA
- a CDS encoding MarR family winged helix-turn-helix transcriptional regulator, which produces MSEGLDAALRLVRAQATLVKRFDASLGGLHGVSLADFTMLLRLSEAPGDRMRRVDLAEALGLTASGVTRGLVPLERIGLVRRDPDARDARVAYAALTETGRERLAEMLVTAERVAEEVFAEPAWTEEETTRLAGLLGRLGGTGFTRRATGGS; this is translated from the coding sequence ATGAGTGAAGGGCTGGACGCCGCACTGCGTCTGGTGCGGGCGCAGGCCACCCTCGTGAAGCGGTTCGACGCGAGCCTCGGCGGACTGCACGGAGTGAGCCTGGCCGACTTCACGATGCTGCTGCGTCTGTCCGAGGCCCCAGGAGACCGCATGCGCCGGGTGGACCTGGCGGAGGCGCTGGGGCTGACCGCCTCCGGTGTCACCCGGGGACTCGTGCCGCTGGAGCGCATCGGCCTGGTCAGGCGGGACCCGGACGCCCGTGACGCGCGGGTTGCCTACGCGGCCCTCACGGAGACCGGCCGGGAACGCCTGGCGGAGATGCTCGTCACGGCGGAGCGGGTCGCCGAGGAGGTCTTCGCCGAGCCGGCGTGGACCGAGGAGGAGACGACGCGGCTCGCCGGTCTCCTCGGCCGCCTCGGCGGTACCGGGTTCACCCGCCGCGCGACCGGCGGCTCCTGA
- a CDS encoding anti-sigma factor, producing MTAAEDPHQFVGAYVLHALPAAEEASFENHLAGCAACREEVAELSEVTLRLASAQDATPSPELRRDVLERIARTRQERLPRAVPVRRRALRAALAACLALAAALGGVAVWQHTEADGARGEVAVRKAQASVLTGLLTARDATISTQKLSNGADIGVVASRSQGRAAFIASDLPRLGNDQVYELWYAAKSGGLRPAGLLPGSGGGHAQLLHGSLDDVGAVGITAEPAGGSRQPTSDPLGIVTVPA from the coding sequence ATGACGGCCGCCGAAGATCCCCACCAGTTCGTCGGCGCGTACGTCCTGCACGCCCTGCCGGCGGCGGAGGAAGCCTCCTTCGAGAACCATCTCGCCGGGTGCGCCGCGTGCCGGGAGGAAGTGGCGGAACTGTCCGAGGTCACGCTGCGACTGGCCTCGGCCCAGGACGCGACCCCGTCCCCCGAACTGCGCCGGGACGTCCTCGAACGGATCGCCCGCACCCGCCAGGAGCGCCTCCCGCGCGCCGTTCCGGTTCGCCGGCGGGCGCTGCGGGCGGCCCTGGCCGCGTGCCTGGCTCTCGCGGCCGCGCTCGGCGGGGTCGCCGTCTGGCAGCACACCGAGGCGGACGGGGCACGCGGCGAAGTCGCCGTGCGGAAGGCACAGGCCTCCGTCCTCACCGGCCTCCTGACGGCCCGGGACGCCACGATCAGTACTCAGAAACTGAGCAACGGGGCCGACATCGGCGTCGTCGCCTCCCGTTCCCAGGGCCGGGCGGCCTTCATCGCCTCGGACCTGCCCCGCCTCGGGAACGATCAGGTCTACGAACTCTGGTACGCCGCGAAGTCCGGCGGCCTCCGCCCGGCGGGCCTGCTCCCCGGCTCCGGCGGCGGGCACGCCCAACTGCTCCACGGCTCCCTGGACGACGTCGGCGCCGTGGGCATCACGGCCGAACCGGCGGGCGGATCGCGGCAGCCGACGAGCGATCCGCTCGGCATCGTCACGGTGCCCGCCTGA
- a CDS encoding DUF6204 family protein, whose translation MTTRTFRITVRGVFDGLGADQRADLLAHAAEHDVLRAAFTPEGHLSYDVAARPAFTFRFLDSGEAEEDILEAVERAEAAATAWLTERGYGFKRLKSQAEDLSQAPLGKRQRRAIAQNTP comes from the coding sequence ATGACCACACGCACTTTCCGCATCACCGTTCGCGGTGTCTTCGACGGGCTCGGCGCCGACCAGCGTGCCGATCTTCTGGCGCACGCGGCGGAACACGACGTCCTTCGGGCGGCCTTCACGCCCGAGGGTCACCTCAGCTACGACGTGGCCGCCCGCCCGGCCTTCACCTTCCGCTTCCTGGACTCGGGGGAGGCGGAGGAGGACATCCTGGAGGCCGTCGAACGGGCCGAGGCCGCCGCGACGGCCTGGCTCACCGAGCGCGGCTACGGCTTCAAGCGGCTCAAGTCGCAGGCCGAGGATCTCTCCCAGGCGCCCCTCGGCAAACGGCAGCGGCGGGCCATCGCGCAGAACACCCCCTGA
- the sigK gene encoding ECF RNA polymerase sigma factor SigK produces the protein MSDAKTGRDGHGSRRHPSADAWLDARLERAAQGDQDAFADVYDTLARPVKGLICRVLRDEAQAEEVAQDVMVEIWRTADRYRPDLGTARGWVLTLAHRRAVDRVRHVQASTARERRSALLAEDRPFDEVAEAVERHEEHDRVQRCLADLERHQRVPLVLAYYQGMTYLEVAACLATPAGTVKSRMRTGLRLLRRCLEEG, from the coding sequence GTGAGCGATGCCAAGACCGGCCGGGACGGACACGGTTCGCGACGGCACCCATCGGCGGACGCGTGGCTGGACGCCCGGCTCGAGCGCGCCGCACAGGGCGACCAGGACGCGTTCGCCGACGTGTACGACACCCTCGCCCGGCCGGTCAAGGGCCTGATCTGCCGCGTACTGCGGGACGAGGCACAGGCCGAGGAGGTGGCACAGGACGTGATGGTGGAGATCTGGCGGACCGCCGACCGCTATCGCCCGGACCTCGGTACCGCCCGGGGATGGGTCCTGACCCTCGCGCACCGGCGGGCCGTCGACCGGGTCCGGCACGTCCAGGCCAGCACGGCACGGGAGCGGCGCAGCGCCCTGCTCGCGGAGGACCGTCCCTTCGACGAGGTGGCCGAGGCCGTGGAGCGGCACGAGGAGCACGATCGCGTACAGCGCTGTCTCGCCGACCTGGAACGGCATCAGCGCGTACCGCTGGTGCTCGCCTACTACCAGGGCATGACCTACCTGGAGGTGGCCGCCTGTCTGGCCACCCCGGCGGGCACCGTGAAGTCCAGGATGCGCACCGGGCTGCGCCTGCTCCGCAGATGTCTGGAGGAAGGGTGA